In the Oryzias latipes chromosome 23, ASM223467v1 genome, one interval contains:
- the LOC101155316 gene encoding NXPE family member 3 isoform X2 produces MNNPLTMLSSRHGSIFLFLALCVLTILFYNKQWLESQNEQIPVFMAAPVKPAQVKSSLPTHQQPSKEAVELDFLKNVTAWPSTPPLPLNFSWNDTSDPRHSTVTILPKRGGGQWHAGNELEVVIKMYNFHGKPKTSGGDFLLARLHSPSLLAGVAGKVVDHLNGSYSALFPLLWEGKVQVQVILVHSSEAVTVLQQLNRMQPHRIYFQSLFRSASLTETTTCNVYINASQQQVCNYTDLHTGEQWFCYKPKKLSCDARVTHAKGGFRKNITHQEEMLFQSGVNMKVSIPPSTHPNISVHPREDQTRGIGDIVRTEPSGYYYHGAWRPLDGTKVHQFNSSTAVSQCLRGKGLHLFGDSTIRQWFEYFIASFPDLKNFDLHSSEQAGPLMALDYPNNILVTYRCHGPPIRFANIPVTQLRYIANELDHIDGGPNTVVVIGVWSHFSSFPVDVYIRRLQNIRKAVVRLLSRAPRTLVVIRTANPKALTVYETLTNSDWYSIQGDKLLRAVFKGLDVHLVDAWDMVLAHHLPHNLHPQPPIIKNMIDVLLSYICPPPTDQTRVNH; encoded by the exons ATGAACAATCCTCTCACAATGTTGTCATCACGACATGGATCCATCTTTCTATTCTTGGCTCTGTGTGTTTTGACCATCCTGTTCTACAACAAGCAGTGGCTTGAG AGTCAGAATGAACAAATCCCCGTTTTCATGGCGGCTCCCGTCAAACCTGCCCAGGTGAAGAGCTCCCTGCCTACCCATCAACAGCCCTCAAAGGAAGCTGTTGAGCTGGACTTCCTGAAAAACGTAACTGCTTGGCCTTCAACTCCACCTCTACCACTAAACTTTTCTTGGAATGACACCAGTGATCCACGGCACAGCACCGTCACTATTCTCCCAAAGAGAGGAGGGGGGCAGTGGCATGCTGGAAATGAGCTGGAGGTTGTGATAAAGATGTATAATTTCCACGGTAAGCCAAAGACATCTGGAGGAGATTTCCTACTGGCCCGGCTGCACAGTCCCAGTCTTCTGGCAGGTGTGGCAGGAAAAGTGGTGGACCATCTCAACGGCAGCTACTCGGCTCTATTCCCTTTACTGTGGGAAGGAAAGGTGCAAGTCCAG GTGATCCTGGTTCACTCGAGTGAGGCGGTCACTGTGCTCCAGCAACTAAACCGTATGCAGCCTCACAGAATTTACTTCCAGAGTCTCTTCCGCTCAGCCTCTCTGACTGAAACCACCACCTGTAACGTTTACATTAATGCAAGTCAGCAGCAAGTGTGCAACTACACTGACCTGCACACAGGTGAGCAGTGGTTCTGCTACAAGCCAAAGAAACTGAGCTGTGATGCCCGGGTCACTCATGCCAAGGGAGGATTTAGGAAAAACATTACACATCAGGAAGAGATGCTTTTTCAGAG TGGCGTCAATATGAAGGTCTCCATTCCTCCATCAACCCATCCCAACATAAGTGTGCACCCAAGAGAAG ACCAAACCAGGGGGATCGGTGACATTGTGAggacagaaccttctggttatTACTATCATGGTGCCTGGAGACCACTAGATGGAACCAAAGTACACCAGTTCAATTCCTCCACAGCAGTCAGTCAGTGTCTGAGAGGGAAGGGGCTCCACCTGTTTGGAGACTCCACCATCAGACAGTGGTTTGAATACTTCATCGCATCATTTCCAG ATCTCAAGAATTTTGACCTGCACAGCTCCGAACAAGCTGGACCTCTCATGGCCTTGGACTACCCAAACAATATCTTGGTGACTTACCGCTGCCACGGTCCTCCTATCCGTTTTGCTAATATTCCTGTGACTCAGCTGCGTTACATTGCCAATGAACTAGACCACATAGACGGAGGCCCCAACACTGTCGTAGTCATTGGTGTCTGGTCGCACTTCAGCAGTTTTCCTGTTGATGTTTACATTCGACGTCTACAGAACATCCGCAAGGCGGTGGTGCGGCTGCTGTCCAGAGCGCCACGTACGCTGGTGGTCATCCGGACCGCAAACCCCAAAGCTTTGACCGTCTATGAAACACTGACCAACAGTGACTGGTATTCTATACAGGGTGATAAGCTGCTGCGGGCCGTCTTCAAGGGACTTGATGTCCATCTGGTGGATGCTTGGGACATGGTCTTGGCCCACCACCTGCCACACAACCTTCACCCACAACCACCCATCATCAAAAACATGATTGATGTTCTCCTGTCCTACATATGCCCTCCACCAACAGACCAAACCAGGGTAAATCACTAA
- the LOC101155316 gene encoding NXPE family member 3 isoform X3, producing MAAPVKPAQVKSSLPTHQQPSKEAVELDFLKNVTAWPSTPPLPLNFSWNDTSDPRHSTVTILPKRGGGQWHAGNELEVVIKMYNFHGKPKTSGGDFLLARLHSPSLLAGVAGKVVDHLNGSYSALFPLLWEGKVQVQVILVHSSEAVTVLQQLNRMQPHRIYFQSLFRSASLTETTTCNVYINASQQQVCNYTDLHTGEQWFCYKPKKLSCDARVTHAKGGFRKNITHQEEMLFQSGVNMKVSIPPSTHPNISVHPREDQTRGIGDIVRTEPSGYYYHGAWRPLDGTKVHQFNSSTAVSQCLRGKGLHLFGDSTIRQWFEYFIASFPDLKNFDLHSSEQAGPLMALDYPNNILVTYRCHGPPIRFANIPVTQLRYIANELDHIDGGPNTVVVIGVWSHFSSFPVDVYIRRLQNIRKAVVRLLSRAPRTLVVIRTANPKALTVYETLTNSDWYSIQGDKLLRAVFKGLDVHLVDAWDMVLAHHLPHNLHPQPPIIKNMIDVLLSYICPPPTDQTRVNH from the exons ATGGCGGCTCCCGTCAAACCTGCCCAGGTGAAGAGCTCCCTGCCTACCCATCAACAGCCCTCAAAGGAAGCTGTTGAGCTGGACTTCCTGAAAAACGTAACTGCTTGGCCTTCAACTCCACCTCTACCACTAAACTTTTCTTGGAATGACACCAGTGATCCACGGCACAGCACCGTCACTATTCTCCCAAAGAGAGGAGGGGGGCAGTGGCATGCTGGAAATGAGCTGGAGGTTGTGATAAAGATGTATAATTTCCACGGTAAGCCAAAGACATCTGGAGGAGATTTCCTACTGGCCCGGCTGCACAGTCCCAGTCTTCTGGCAGGTGTGGCAGGAAAAGTGGTGGACCATCTCAACGGCAGCTACTCGGCTCTATTCCCTTTACTGTGGGAAGGAAAGGTGCAAGTCCAG GTGATCCTGGTTCACTCGAGTGAGGCGGTCACTGTGCTCCAGCAACTAAACCGTATGCAGCCTCACAGAATTTACTTCCAGAGTCTCTTCCGCTCAGCCTCTCTGACTGAAACCACCACCTGTAACGTTTACATTAATGCAAGTCAGCAGCAAGTGTGCAACTACACTGACCTGCACACAGGTGAGCAGTGGTTCTGCTACAAGCCAAAGAAACTGAGCTGTGATGCCCGGGTCACTCATGCCAAGGGAGGATTTAGGAAAAACATTACACATCAGGAAGAGATGCTTTTTCAGAG TGGCGTCAATATGAAGGTCTCCATTCCTCCATCAACCCATCCCAACATAAGTGTGCACCCAAGAGAAG ACCAAACCAGGGGGATCGGTGACATTGTGAggacagaaccttctggttatTACTATCATGGTGCCTGGAGACCACTAGATGGAACCAAAGTACACCAGTTCAATTCCTCCACAGCAGTCAGTCAGTGTCTGAGAGGGAAGGGGCTCCACCTGTTTGGAGACTCCACCATCAGACAGTGGTTTGAATACTTCATCGCATCATTTCCAG ATCTCAAGAATTTTGACCTGCACAGCTCCGAACAAGCTGGACCTCTCATGGCCTTGGACTACCCAAACAATATCTTGGTGACTTACCGCTGCCACGGTCCTCCTATCCGTTTTGCTAATATTCCTGTGACTCAGCTGCGTTACATTGCCAATGAACTAGACCACATAGACGGAGGCCCCAACACTGTCGTAGTCATTGGTGTCTGGTCGCACTTCAGCAGTTTTCCTGTTGATGTTTACATTCGACGTCTACAGAACATCCGCAAGGCGGTGGTGCGGCTGCTGTCCAGAGCGCCACGTACGCTGGTGGTCATCCGGACCGCAAACCCCAAAGCTTTGACCGTCTATGAAACACTGACCAACAGTGACTGGTATTCTATACAGGGTGATAAGCTGCTGCGGGCCGTCTTCAAGGGACTTGATGTCCATCTGGTGGATGCTTGGGACATGGTCTTGGCCCACCACCTGCCACACAACCTTCACCCACAACCACCCATCATCAAAAACATGATTGATGTTCTCCTGTCCTACATATGCCCTCCACCAACAGACCAAACCAGGGTAAATCACTAA
- the LOC101155316 gene encoding NXPE family member 3 isoform X1 has product MLLLQTEEEKREPVDLADWLITMNNPLTMLSSRHGSIFLFLALCVLTILFYNKQWLESQNEQIPVFMAAPVKPAQVKSSLPTHQQPSKEAVELDFLKNVTAWPSTPPLPLNFSWNDTSDPRHSTVTILPKRGGGQWHAGNELEVVIKMYNFHGKPKTSGGDFLLARLHSPSLLAGVAGKVVDHLNGSYSALFPLLWEGKVQVQVILVHSSEAVTVLQQLNRMQPHRIYFQSLFRSASLTETTTCNVYINASQQQVCNYTDLHTGEQWFCYKPKKLSCDARVTHAKGGFRKNITHQEEMLFQSGVNMKVSIPPSTHPNISVHPREDQTRGIGDIVRTEPSGYYYHGAWRPLDGTKVHQFNSSTAVSQCLRGKGLHLFGDSTIRQWFEYFIASFPDLKNFDLHSSEQAGPLMALDYPNNILVTYRCHGPPIRFANIPVTQLRYIANELDHIDGGPNTVVVIGVWSHFSSFPVDVYIRRLQNIRKAVVRLLSRAPRTLVVIRTANPKALTVYETLTNSDWYSIQGDKLLRAVFKGLDVHLVDAWDMVLAHHLPHNLHPQPPIIKNMIDVLLSYICPPPTDQTRVNH; this is encoded by the exons AACCTGTTGATTTGGCTGATTGGTTGATCACCATGAACAATCCTCTCACAATGTTGTCATCACGACATGGATCCATCTTTCTATTCTTGGCTCTGTGTGTTTTGACCATCCTGTTCTACAACAAGCAGTGGCTTGAG AGTCAGAATGAACAAATCCCCGTTTTCATGGCGGCTCCCGTCAAACCTGCCCAGGTGAAGAGCTCCCTGCCTACCCATCAACAGCCCTCAAAGGAAGCTGTTGAGCTGGACTTCCTGAAAAACGTAACTGCTTGGCCTTCAACTCCACCTCTACCACTAAACTTTTCTTGGAATGACACCAGTGATCCACGGCACAGCACCGTCACTATTCTCCCAAAGAGAGGAGGGGGGCAGTGGCATGCTGGAAATGAGCTGGAGGTTGTGATAAAGATGTATAATTTCCACGGTAAGCCAAAGACATCTGGAGGAGATTTCCTACTGGCCCGGCTGCACAGTCCCAGTCTTCTGGCAGGTGTGGCAGGAAAAGTGGTGGACCATCTCAACGGCAGCTACTCGGCTCTATTCCCTTTACTGTGGGAAGGAAAGGTGCAAGTCCAG GTGATCCTGGTTCACTCGAGTGAGGCGGTCACTGTGCTCCAGCAACTAAACCGTATGCAGCCTCACAGAATTTACTTCCAGAGTCTCTTCCGCTCAGCCTCTCTGACTGAAACCACCACCTGTAACGTTTACATTAATGCAAGTCAGCAGCAAGTGTGCAACTACACTGACCTGCACACAGGTGAGCAGTGGTTCTGCTACAAGCCAAAGAAACTGAGCTGTGATGCCCGGGTCACTCATGCCAAGGGAGGATTTAGGAAAAACATTACACATCAGGAAGAGATGCTTTTTCAGAG TGGCGTCAATATGAAGGTCTCCATTCCTCCATCAACCCATCCCAACATAAGTGTGCACCCAAGAGAAG ACCAAACCAGGGGGATCGGTGACATTGTGAggacagaaccttctggttatTACTATCATGGTGCCTGGAGACCACTAGATGGAACCAAAGTACACCAGTTCAATTCCTCCACAGCAGTCAGTCAGTGTCTGAGAGGGAAGGGGCTCCACCTGTTTGGAGACTCCACCATCAGACAGTGGTTTGAATACTTCATCGCATCATTTCCAG ATCTCAAGAATTTTGACCTGCACAGCTCCGAACAAGCTGGACCTCTCATGGCCTTGGACTACCCAAACAATATCTTGGTGACTTACCGCTGCCACGGTCCTCCTATCCGTTTTGCTAATATTCCTGTGACTCAGCTGCGTTACATTGCCAATGAACTAGACCACATAGACGGAGGCCCCAACACTGTCGTAGTCATTGGTGTCTGGTCGCACTTCAGCAGTTTTCCTGTTGATGTTTACATTCGACGTCTACAGAACATCCGCAAGGCGGTGGTGCGGCTGCTGTCCAGAGCGCCACGTACGCTGGTGGTCATCCGGACCGCAAACCCCAAAGCTTTGACCGTCTATGAAACACTGACCAACAGTGACTGGTATTCTATACAGGGTGATAAGCTGCTGCGGGCCGTCTTCAAGGGACTTGATGTCCATCTGGTGGATGCTTGGGACATGGTCTTGGCCCACCACCTGCCACACAACCTTCACCCACAACCACCCATCATCAAAAACATGATTGATGTTCTCCTGTCCTACATATGCCCTCCACCAACAGACCAAACCAGGGTAAATCACTAA